The DNA segment TCTAACCCTCATCGGTTTGAAGATTAACATCATCGATTCATCTGATAGAAGCCTTAAAGGTTTAACTGGTTTAGTGTTAGATGAAACTAAAAACACGCTTATAATTAGACAAAATTCGCGTATACTTAGAATCCCTAAAAAAGTAGTTAGAATATCACTTCGAGAAAAAGATAGGAGAATTACATTTAACGGCTCTAAGCTGTTAGGGCTTCCTGAAAACAGGATAAAAAACTATTATTGGAGGAGGTAAACTTTGCGTAACATAGGTTTAAACGTTAACCTGCCGAATAATAAATGCGCAGACCCTAAATGTCCATTCCACGGTTCTCTGCCTGTTAGAGGTAAAGTACTGGAGGGCGTGGTGACAGGTGTAAAAATGATGGAGACAGTCACAGTTAGACGCGATTACTTATGGTATGTGAAAAAATATAAAAGATATGAAAGGCGACACACCCAGCTTTCAGCTCATCTACCAGGCTGTATTGAAGTTAAAGAAGGCGACCGAGTTAAAATAGCGGAGTGCCGCCCACTATCTAAAACTGTGAGTTTCGTGGTAATAGAGAAAGTGGAGGGTAAAGAGAATGTCGAGTAAATCAGGTAAACCCGCTAAGCAAGCGCCGGCTACTAAGGCTGCTAAAGCAGGCGGCGCTAAAAGAGCTAGACGAAAAATTGAGATAATAGTTAAACCGAAGCTATCTAGAGGTTTATCCGTCGGATCATACATA comes from the Candidatus Odinarchaeum yellowstonii genome and includes:
- a CDS encoding ribonuclease P protein subunit, whose protein sequence is MYNERTQKNILTLIGLKINIIDSSDRSLKGLTGLVLDETKNTLIIRQNSRILRIPKKVVRISLREKDRRITFNGSKLLGLPENRIKNYYWRR
- a CDS encoding 30S ribosomal protein S17, yielding MRNIGLNVNLPNNKCADPKCPFHGSLPVRGKVLEGVVTGVKMMETVTVRRDYLWYVKKYKRYERRHTQLSAHLPGCIEVKEGDRVKIAECRPLSKTVSFVVIEKVEGKENVE